One stretch of Cheilinus undulatus linkage group 5, ASM1832078v1, whole genome shotgun sequence DNA includes these proteins:
- the cmklr1 gene encoding chemokine-like receptor 1 isoform X2 has product MENFDNYDSNYYDYNYTEGITEAPHDSAVFAHKATCLAEALCVGLLVISIFIFLLGFLGNALVIWISGFKMRKTVNTTWYLSLAISDFVFCAFLPFSIVNMVMEEWIFGRFMCKFVSSVMFLNMFSSIFLLVVISIDRCMSVVFPVWSQNHRTVNKASVVVCLSWALAIVLCVPSAIYREVGSHMGRTICYNNYTSSQYGHKTVAVSRFFAGFVVPFAIIIICYSIIILKLRTNRLTKSSKPFKVMTALVLAFFVCWLPYHVFVLLELDHQKYDHNVLVTGLKVGTSLAAANSFLNPVLYVFMGNDFKQKFKSSMLSKMENAMGDEGRTISRMKEGG; this is encoded by the exons ATGGAAAATTTTGATAATTATGATTCCAACTACTATGACTATAACTACACTGAGGGAATCACCGAAGCTCCACATGACTCGGCCGTCTTCGCACACAAGGCGACGTGTTTGGCTGAAGCGCTGTGCGTGGGCTTACTCGTCATCAGCATCTTCATTTTCCTGCTCGGCTTCTTGGGAAACGCCCTGGTGATCTGGATCTCAGGCTTCAAGATGAGGAAGACCGTGAACACCACCTGGTACCTGAGCCTCGCCATCTCCGACTTCGTCTTCTGCGCCTTCCTCCCGTTCAGCATCGTCAACATGGTCATGGAGGAGTGGATATTCGGACGCTTCATGTGTAAATTCGTGTCCTCGGTGATGTTTCTAAACATGTTCAGTAGCATCTTCCTCCTGGTGGTGATCAGCATTGACCGCTGCATGTCTGTGGTGTTTCCGGTTTGGTCACAGAACCACCGCACCGTGAATAAGGCATCCGTGGTTGTGTGTCTCTCCTGGGCTCTCGCCATTGTCCTGTGTGTCCCCTCTGCGATCTATCGTGAAGTTGGCTCTCACATGGGCCGAACCATTTGTTATAACAACTACACATCGTCCCAGTACGGCCACAAAACTGTCGCAGTGAGCCGCTTCTTTGCAGGATTTGTCGTCCCCTtcgccatcatcatcatctgttactccatcatcatcctcaaACTACGCACCAACAGACTGACCAAATCATCCAAGCCTTTCAAAGTCATGACGGCGCTCGTCTTGGCGTTCTTCGTCTGCTGGCTGCCGTACCATGTCTTCGTCCTGCTTGAGCTAGACCACCAAAAGTACGACCACAACGTGTTAGTGACGGGACTCAAAGTGGGAACTTCTCTGGCTGCAGCCAACAGTTTCCTCAACCCAGTGCTGTACGTGTTCATGGGAAACGACTTCAAGCAGAAGTTCAAGAGCTCCATGCTTTCAAAGATGGAGAACGCCATGGGAGACGAAGGCCGCACCATCAGCAG AATGAAGGAAGGCGGCTAA
- the cmklr1 gene encoding chemokine-like receptor 1 isoform X1 encodes MENFDNYDSNYYDYNYTEGITEAPHDSAVFAHKATCLAEALCVGLLVISIFIFLLGFLGNALVIWISGFKMRKTVNTTWYLSLAISDFVFCAFLPFSIVNMVMEEWIFGRFMCKFVSSVMFLNMFSSIFLLVVISIDRCMSVVFPVWSQNHRTVNKASVVVCLSWALAIVLCVPSAIYREVGSHMGRTICYNNYTSSQYGHKTVAVSRFFAGFVVPFAIIIICYSIIILKLRTNRLTKSSKPFKVMTALVLAFFVCWLPYHVFVLLELDHQKYDHNVLVTGLKVGTSLAAANSFLNPVLYVFMGNDFKQKFKSSMLSKMENAMGDEGRTISRYLSRSSSMDARASTHI; translated from the coding sequence ATGGAAAATTTTGATAATTATGATTCCAACTACTATGACTATAACTACACTGAGGGAATCACCGAAGCTCCACATGACTCGGCCGTCTTCGCACACAAGGCGACGTGTTTGGCTGAAGCGCTGTGCGTGGGCTTACTCGTCATCAGCATCTTCATTTTCCTGCTCGGCTTCTTGGGAAACGCCCTGGTGATCTGGATCTCAGGCTTCAAGATGAGGAAGACCGTGAACACCACCTGGTACCTGAGCCTCGCCATCTCCGACTTCGTCTTCTGCGCCTTCCTCCCGTTCAGCATCGTCAACATGGTCATGGAGGAGTGGATATTCGGACGCTTCATGTGTAAATTCGTGTCCTCGGTGATGTTTCTAAACATGTTCAGTAGCATCTTCCTCCTGGTGGTGATCAGCATTGACCGCTGCATGTCTGTGGTGTTTCCGGTTTGGTCACAGAACCACCGCACCGTGAATAAGGCATCCGTGGTTGTGTGTCTCTCCTGGGCTCTCGCCATTGTCCTGTGTGTCCCCTCTGCGATCTATCGTGAAGTTGGCTCTCACATGGGCCGAACCATTTGTTATAACAACTACACATCGTCCCAGTACGGCCACAAAACTGTCGCAGTGAGCCGCTTCTTTGCAGGATTTGTCGTCCCCTtcgccatcatcatcatctgttactccatcatcatcctcaaACTACGCACCAACAGACTGACCAAATCATCCAAGCCTTTCAAAGTCATGACGGCGCTCGTCTTGGCGTTCTTCGTCTGCTGGCTGCCGTACCATGTCTTCGTCCTGCTTGAGCTAGACCACCAAAAGTACGACCACAACGTGTTAGTGACGGGACTCAAAGTGGGAACTTCTCTGGCTGCAGCCAACAGTTTCCTCAACCCAGTGCTGTACGTGTTCATGGGAAACGACTTCAAGCAGAAGTTCAAGAGCTCCATGCTTTCAAAGATGGAGAACGCCATGGGAGACGAAGGCCGCACCATCAGCAGGTACCTGTCCAGGTCCAGCTCCATGGACGCCAGAGCCTCCACCCACATCTAG